TCGCAAAAAGCAGGAAAATTGCGTCATGAATAGGACTTACGCAGTTGGACAATTTCTCGCGGGCGCATCTCGCGGGCGCAGCCGTAAGAAATTGTCCAAACCCCAAGGAGCTGATCGCAAGTGCGGAAGTCCTGATCAAAACAGATGATTATTTTTGCATCCGAAAAAGCATCCGAAAAAAAGAGAAGCCAGCTTTCACACTGACTCCTCCTGACCTAGAAACCCATTACAGGGATCAAATTTGGTGGCGGGAAGTGGATTTGAACCACTGACCTTCGGGTTATGAGCCCGACGAGCTACCAGGCTGCTCTATCCCGCGTTGCCTTTTCAAGTATAGCGAAAGATTGGCGGGTATGGCCAGGTTTTTCGGAAAACTCTTGAAAAACGCTTAGAAAACTTGCTGCAACGCTTGACTAACCTAGTCAGGGTGGGGCTTTTGTTGAACATTTGTTGAACAATGTGGGAGTGTAACGGAGAGGGCGATCGCACCTGATTCGACCGCATCTAATTCGACCAGCCCACTCGTCTTGTTGGTTTTCACCTGTTGATGTTTATAAGCTAAGGAGGACAAAGGCAATGACTCAAGCCGCCAACCCGACCTCCAGCAGCGAGCTGCGTGACATTGTTCGCGATCAGCTCCAACTACTGCTGGAGCAAAAAAACTACGAAGGCGCAAAAATGCTGCTGGTTCCGGTTCCTCCTGTCGATATTGCCGAAGCGATTCAGGGATTATCGAGGCCGATGCAAATGCTTGCGTTTCGCCTGTTGAGTAAATCAGAGGCGATCGCCGTTTATGAATATCTCGACAGCGATGTTCAGCAATCTCTTTTAGAAGAGTTTCGCGATCAAGAAGCGATCGACATCGTAGAGAGCATGGCTCCAGACGATCGGGCCAACCTGTTCGACGAAATGCCCGCAAACCTGGTGCGGCGGGTACTAGCCCAACTCGACCCCAGCGAACGCCAGGCCACCGCGCTGCTGCTGGGCTATAAACCCGACACTGCCGGCCGGGTGATGACCCCCGAATTTATTTCGGTGCGGGCAGATATGACCGTGAGCCAGGCCCAGGAGCGCATTCGGGAACTGGCCCGCGACAAGGAAGTCGCCTACTACGTCTATGTCACCGACCCAGTCAAGCGACTGCTGGGCACCGTATCCCTGCGCGATCTGATTCTGGCATCGCCAGATCAGCGGGTAGAAGACGTGATGGAGCGTGATGTGATTTTTGCGCGGGCCGATGTAGACCAAGAGGAGGTGGCACGGCTGATTCAGCGCTATGACCTGCTGGCGCTGCCAATTGTGGATCAGGAAGGCATTCTGCTAGGCGTGGTCACGGTTGATGACGTAATCGACATCTTGGAAGAGGAAGCGACCGAAGATATCTACGCCATCGGCGGCGTGCGGGCTGAGGGCGAGAGCTATTTCGACAGCGGTTTCTGGTCAATTTTGAAAAGGCGGGTGCCTTGGCTGCTGGTGTTGGTGGTGACGAACATCGCCACGGTGTTCATCATGTCGCAGTACGAAGAGGTGCTGGACAGCGTGGTAGAACTCGCCTTCTTCACGCCGCTGCTGATCGACACGGGCGGCAATATCGGGGCGCAGTCTTCAACCGTGCTGATTCGCGGGCTGAGTACCGACGAGCTGCGAAACAAGAAACCTGCACGGGTGATTTTGCGAGAACTGTTTGCTGGGGCCGCGCTGGGGATTGTGCTAGCAGTGCTGGTATTGGGCATTGCGATGGTGTTTGTGGGCAAGGTGGAGATTGGGCTGACCGTGGGACTGAGTTTGATTGCGATCGCCGCACTGGCTGCCACTGTCGGCACGCTCCTGCCCTACCTGTTCCACAAAATGGGCTTTGACCCAGCATTTATGGCATCGCCGTTCATCACCACAGTTGCCGATATCCTGGGGATTTTGATCTACCTCAACATTGCCAAGCTGTTGCTGAACATTGGCTAGCCATCTCCAGTTACCCCTTCGACTAGCCCTTTGACTAATACTCTGGCTAGATTGCTCTGGCTAGACTGTTTTGCCTTCGTCAAAAGTTCATATCCTCAAACACGGCAAACCAATCCGAGAATCATAGTATGATTGCTATCAACGGGTATTTGATGATTGAATTAAGTCTATAGTTTTGGCTCACGCCATACAGGACTGGTCGAGGCGATCGCCGAAGGGATTGGGCTACGGCGGGGCCTGGGGTCGGTCTTAGTTTGGGCAAGGAGGATGCTGTGTTAGAGGCCTTTGTGATCGCCACCATTCTGTGCGGGTTCTTTGGCATCGTCTTCAAAAAGAACCTCGTGATGAAAATCATCTCGATGGACGTGATGAGTACGGGCGTAATTGCCTATTACGTGCTGATTGCTTCGCGAGAGGGCTTGAAAACGCCGATTCTGACCGAGGCACTGGACAACGCAGCAGGGATTGCCTATGCCGACCCCGTGCCCCAGGCCGTGATTTTGACTGCGATTGTGATTGGGTTCTCCATTCAAGCGCTGATGTTGGTCGGCATCATGAAACTGGCACGAGACAACCCCATCTTGGAGGCCAACGAGATTGAAAGGGAGAACACGCCATGACCAACTTCGTCGGCCTCCTAGAAGGGTTCAATGGGTGGATGAGCGGGTTTTCGTTTAGCAGCCCGATTGCCACAGATCTGAGCATTAGCAACACCACGATGAGTCGTTTGACCATTGGTTGGGTGGCATTGCCGCTGTTTGCTGGCTTTGCAGTGTACCTGATACCCCGTCTGGCCCGTCCTCTGGCGCTGGCGGCGGCACTCGCCTCGGCGGTTTATGCCACGCTGCTGTTTCTGCGCGAGGTGCCCCTCAGTTTGGGGCTGCTGGATCGGTTTGGCGTGACGCTGCTGCTCGATCCGCTAAGCGGCTTTTTCATTTTCACAAATGCTCTGGTGACGGCGGCAGTGATTCTCTACTGCTGGGATACGGGCAAGTCGGCGTTTTTTTATACCCAGCTCACGATTTTGCACGGCAGTGTCAACGCAGCGTTTGCCTGTGCCGATTTTATGAGCCTCTACGTGGCGCTGGAGGTGATCAGCATTGCGGCATTTTTGCTGGTTGCCTA
The Thermoleptolyngbya sichuanensis A183 DNA segment above includes these coding regions:
- the mgtE gene encoding magnesium transporter; this translates as MTQAANPTSSSELRDIVRDQLQLLLEQKNYEGAKMLLVPVPPVDIAEAIQGLSRPMQMLAFRLLSKSEAIAVYEYLDSDVQQSLLEEFRDQEAIDIVESMAPDDRANLFDEMPANLVRRVLAQLDPSERQATALLLGYKPDTAGRVMTPEFISVRADMTVSQAQERIRELARDKEVAYYVYVTDPVKRLLGTVSLRDLILASPDQRVEDVMERDVIFARADVDQEEVARLIQRYDLLALPIVDQEGILLGVVTVDDVIDILEEEATEDIYAIGGVRAEGESYFDSGFWSILKRRVPWLLVLVVTNIATVFIMSQYEEVLDSVVELAFFTPLLIDTGGNIGAQSSTVLIRGLSTDELRNKKPARVILRELFAGAALGIVLAVLVLGIAMVFVGKVEIGLTVGLSLIAIAALAATVGTLLPYLFHKMGFDPAFMASPFITTVADILGILIYLNIAKLLLNIG
- a CDS encoding cation:proton antiporter subunit C, translating into MLEAFVIATILCGFFGIVFKKNLVMKIISMDVMSTGVIAYYVLIASREGLKTPILTEALDNAAGIAYADPVPQAVILTAIVIGFSIQALMLVGIMKLARDNPILEANEIERENTP